A single genomic interval of Stieleria maiorica harbors:
- a CDS encoding Gfo/Idh/MocA family protein, with amino-acid sequence MRAGIVGVGFMGWIHYLAYQQSDQADLVAFCSRNEAKRNGDWTGIKGNFGPAGEQIDVSDLGVYDSLDAMLADDSIDLIDICLPPSLHADAIEKSIAAGKKVLCEKPLALTAADARRLAQLGSPGDVMVAHVLPFMPEFGLLVDAARDGRFGKPIAGRFKRTISPPDWIPDFYDPTSVGGPLIDLHVHDAHLIRVLFGMPESVESSCIRKDGVPKFYETLFRYADGRPVTAGGGVIDSPARGFTHGYEVSFEKATIQYEFAAYADEITATIPLVILHQDGRVERPDLGDGDPITSFVKELDAAAESIRSGEVSPLLDGNLAADAIQICQWQS; translated from the coding sequence ATGCGTGCGGGAATCGTTGGCGTCGGATTTATGGGCTGGATTCACTATCTGGCTTACCAGCAAAGTGATCAAGCTGACTTGGTGGCGTTTTGCAGTCGAAATGAGGCCAAACGCAACGGCGATTGGACGGGCATCAAGGGTAACTTCGGCCCGGCGGGAGAACAAATCGACGTTTCCGACCTTGGCGTGTACGACTCGTTGGACGCGATGTTGGCGGATGATTCGATTGATTTGATCGACATTTGTTTGCCACCGAGTCTGCATGCCGATGCGATCGAAAAATCGATCGCCGCGGGCAAGAAAGTTTTGTGCGAAAAACCCTTGGCGCTGACCGCCGCCGATGCGCGACGTCTGGCACAACTCGGTTCACCGGGTGATGTGATGGTCGCCCACGTGCTGCCGTTCATGCCCGAATTCGGACTGTTGGTCGATGCGGCGCGCGACGGCCGATTCGGAAAACCGATCGCCGGGCGTTTCAAACGGACAATCTCGCCACCGGATTGGATTCCCGATTTCTATGACCCGACCAGCGTCGGCGGACCGCTGATCGACTTGCACGTCCACGACGCCCATCTGATTCGAGTGTTGTTCGGAATGCCCGAGTCGGTCGAGAGCAGTTGCATTCGCAAGGACGGCGTGCCCAAGTTCTATGAAACGCTGTTCCGCTACGCCGACGGCCGACCGGTCACGGCCGGTGGCGGTGTCATCGACTCTCCGGCGCGGGGCTTCACGCACGGGTACGAGGTTTCATTCGAAAAGGCAACGATTCAATATGAATTCGCCGCCTACGCTGATGAAATCACCGCGACAATCCCGCTGGTGATTCTGCATCAAGACGGCCGCGTCGAACGACCCGACCTTGGCGACGGCGATCCGATCACCAGTTTCGTCAAGGAGTTGGATGCGGCCGCCGAGTCGATTCGCAGCGGAGAAGTCTCGCCGCTCTTGGACGGCAATTTGGCCGCCGATGCGATCCAGATCTGCCAGTGGCAGAGTTAG
- a CDS encoding outer membrane protein assembly factor BamB family protein yields the protein MKQFNALTHRFGLTASTWLILSAAVVCLVVVSSARACLAQSPDAGPWPQWRGPTSDNHAVAEVTLPRHWDLGTGEGIAWKTKLPGRGHSTPIFVGDAIFLTTSDVDTGTQSVLELDAQSGQLREEFVLHRGTLPRRIHPNNSHASPSMAYDGERLFASFHTDDAIVLTALSTDGTELWQRRVCDFKPVAFQFGYGASPIIEDDLVIVAAEYDGRDSGIYAFDRASGKPAWKIPRPANLNFASPIVTTITGTRQLLIAGAETFSAYDPVKGRLLWQVQTTTEAICGTAVWDDRRVIVSGGNPEAGTWCVAADGTQKLLWSNRVMCYEQSLLAIKNYLFAVADNGVAYCWRTQDGKEMWKKRLFGGGISASPLLADGHVVVASERGEVFLFMAFPDRFESMATIQTGDSIFATPVAVGNRLYVRTGINESGRRQEYLIAIGP from the coding sequence ATGAAACAATTCAACGCACTGACGCACCGTTTCGGCTTGACCGCATCCACATGGCTGATTCTGTCGGCCGCTGTGGTCTGTTTGGTCGTGGTTTCTTCGGCCCGAGCCTGTTTGGCCCAGTCGCCCGACGCAGGGCCTTGGCCGCAATGGCGTGGCCCCACGTCGGACAACCACGCCGTAGCGGAAGTCACGTTGCCACGTCACTGGGATCTGGGGACGGGAGAGGGCATCGCCTGGAAAACCAAGTTGCCCGGCCGCGGGCATTCAACACCGATTTTTGTCGGCGACGCCATTTTTTTGACCACGTCGGATGTCGATACCGGGACACAGTCGGTGTTGGAACTCGATGCACAATCGGGACAGTTGCGCGAGGAGTTCGTGTTGCACCGTGGCACACTGCCGCGCCGCATCCATCCCAACAATTCGCACGCGTCTCCTTCGATGGCCTATGACGGCGAACGATTGTTCGCTTCGTTTCACACCGATGATGCCATTGTGCTGACGGCGCTTTCGACCGATGGCACCGAATTGTGGCAGCGGCGGGTCTGTGATTTCAAGCCGGTTGCCTTTCAATTCGGATACGGTGCCAGCCCGATCATCGAAGATGATCTGGTGATCGTGGCGGCCGAGTACGACGGCCGGGACAGTGGGATCTACGCCTTCGATCGCGCCAGTGGCAAACCGGCCTGGAAAATCCCACGGCCGGCGAACCTGAATTTTGCCTCCCCGATCGTGACCACGATCACGGGAACGCGGCAGTTGTTGATCGCCGGTGCGGAGACGTTTTCGGCTTATGACCCGGTGAAAGGCCGGTTGTTGTGGCAGGTGCAAACGACGACCGAAGCGATCTGTGGGACGGCGGTCTGGGATGACCGTCGCGTGATCGTCAGCGGGGGCAATCCCGAGGCGGGGACGTGGTGCGTGGCCGCCGACGGGACACAGAAACTGCTGTGGAGCAACCGGGTGATGTGCTACGAGCAATCCCTGTTGGCGATCAAGAATTATCTGTTCGCCGTGGCCGACAACGGCGTGGCGTATTGCTGGCGGACCCAAGACGGCAAAGAGATGTGGAAGAAGCGTCTGTTCGGCGGAGGGATCAGCGCGTCGCCGTTGCTGGCCGATGGTCACGTGGTGGTCGCCAGCGAACGTGGCGAAGTTTTTTTATTCATGGCGTTCCCGGATCGATTCGAGTCGATGGCTACGATCCAGACCGGCGACTCCATTTTCGCCACCCCGGTCGCCGTCGGGAATCGACTGTATGTGCGGACCGGAATCAACGAATCCGGCCGCCGCCAGGAGTACCTGATCGCGATCGGGCCGTGA
- a CDS encoding metallophosphoesterase family protein, with product MKFLCFSDLHRNQEAARNLVRLADDVDVVIGAGDFANRHEGLADTLDILADIDKPSILVPGNGETVDELRAATAGWKSASVLHGEGCEHAGVPFWGVGGGIPVTPFGDWSYDFDETQATELLGGCPEDGVLVVHSPPLDTVDRDSGRRVRGSESIRECVLAKRPRLVVCGHIHDDWEKQVTLESSLVLNAGPRGVVVEIDFG from the coding sequence ATGAAATTTCTTTGCTTTAGTGATCTTCACCGAAATCAAGAGGCGGCGCGCAATCTTGTGCGGCTTGCCGATGACGTCGACGTTGTGATCGGGGCGGGGGATTTTGCCAATCGCCACGAAGGCCTGGCCGACACGTTGGACATTCTGGCCGACATCGACAAGCCCTCCATCCTGGTGCCCGGCAACGGAGAAACCGTGGATGAATTGCGGGCCGCGACGGCGGGGTGGAAATCCGCATCCGTGTTGCACGGCGAGGGGTGTGAGCACGCCGGAGTGCCATTCTGGGGCGTCGGCGGCGGCATCCCGGTGACTCCCTTCGGCGACTGGTCGTATGACTTTGATGAAACGCAGGCCACGGAATTGCTTGGGGGGTGCCCGGAGGATGGTGTGCTGGTCGTGCACTCGCCGCCCTTGGATACAGTCGACCGCGACAGCGGCCGGCGGGTCCGTGGCAGCGAATCGATTCGCGAGTGTGTGCTCGCCAAGCGGCCGCGACTAGTCGTCTGCGGTCACATCCATGACGACTGGGAAAAACAAGTCACGCTCGAATCCAGCTTGGTGCTCAACGCCGGCCCGCGCGGCGTGGTCGTCGAGATCGACTTTGGTTGA
- a CDS encoding winged helix-turn-helix transcriptional regulator, whose protein sequence is MWEKIDGDAPEGTALWDEVTLEIGKQLARGADKVHLVPVPDDEAPTSYATRLQRIQNRFSFLRFVPTDEKRYTIGIGDNAIDMRQVVLVDNPYEDYWRKHDVFAAPPLKANIGDVTVGKGDLLDSMINPPYRRMTDDGKTLHQAFEAYEDWIKQHYFDDETQTLSEYAHTKLGQIDSLKDRHEDVPLAEIDYDYIEKMYRFWRQRPMKRTKKGQNEQRMSASSVRHYVGELHRFFKWLHRSKDFAWRKPEDIDDIDRSTPLDTETVKKRIRKVDTFQLDELCLLNRYATPTERLYLMLGLNCGFGTKEIATLTIGEIFLHQALPADEQEVFGFHSTDDDSFVSLVRNKTTIVGKYLLFGQTVKLLEWVMARRLKQRNPSPDQPAILNSKGMPLDQRSANGNPSRQIPNTFSRLHKRIIDDGNEITKLPFKHLRKTAGDLIRRFSDGEVAGVFLLHGSPVTTDKLSDVYTNRPFGKVYDAIRRVEEYLQPVFEEASDDPTLEQPQAYTSRKSVDRIAEMTKEGKTVREIAEAIGKSRMTVHRHIQKLRERGLLDA, encoded by the coding sequence TTGTGGGAGAAGATTGATGGCGACGCTCCTGAAGGCACGGCATTGTGGGATGAAGTCACCTTGGAGATCGGCAAGCAGTTGGCCAGGGGAGCTGACAAGGTCCACCTTGTTCCGGTCCCAGATGACGAAGCTCCAACAAGTTACGCGACCCGGCTTCAGCGAATCCAGAATCGTTTCAGCTTCCTGCGCTTCGTCCCCACTGACGAGAAGCGGTACACGATCGGAATCGGCGACAACGCGATCGACATGCGTCAGGTCGTCCTCGTAGACAACCCCTATGAAGACTACTGGCGGAAGCATGACGTGTTTGCGGCTCCGCCGCTGAAAGCAAACATCGGCGACGTGACTGTTGGCAAGGGCGACCTGCTGGACTCGATGATCAATCCGCCTTACCGCAGGATGACGGATGACGGGAAGACGCTGCATCAGGCTTTCGAGGCGTATGAGGATTGGATCAAGCAGCATTATTTCGATGACGAGACTCAGACGCTGTCCGAGTATGCCCACACGAAGCTCGGGCAGATTGACTCCCTGAAAGATCGGCATGAGGATGTCCCTCTTGCTGAGATTGACTACGACTACATCGAAAAGATGTACCGCTTCTGGCGGCAACGCCCGATGAAGCGGACGAAGAAAGGCCAAAATGAACAGCGAATGAGCGCCTCCTCGGTTCGCCATTACGTGGGAGAATTACACAGGTTCTTCAAATGGTTGCATCGCTCGAAAGACTTTGCCTGGCGGAAGCCTGAAGACATCGACGACATTGACCGCAGTACCCCGCTCGACACAGAGACGGTCAAGAAACGGATTCGCAAGGTCGACACGTTTCAGCTCGATGAACTGTGTTTGCTCAATCGTTATGCCACGCCTACCGAGCGCCTCTATCTGATGCTCGGCCTGAACTGCGGATTCGGGACCAAGGAGATCGCCACCTTGACGATCGGCGAAATCTTCCTGCATCAGGCTCTGCCAGCAGATGAGCAAGAGGTCTTTGGCTTTCACTCGACAGACGACGATTCATTCGTATCACTGGTCCGCAACAAGACCACGATTGTCGGGAAGTATTTACTGTTCGGGCAGACCGTGAAGTTGCTGGAATGGGTCATGGCGCGTCGACTAAAGCAGAGGAACCCCAGTCCCGACCAGCCCGCAATACTCAACAGCAAGGGAATGCCGCTGGACCAGAGAAGCGCCAACGGAAATCCGTCTCGCCAAATTCCCAACACATTCTCGCGTCTGCACAAGCGGATCATCGACGATGGAAACGAAATCACGAAGCTGCCCTTCAAACACCTCAGAAAGACGGCGGGAGACCTGATCCGGCGGTTCTCCGATGGCGAGGTGGCTGGCGTGTTTCTGTTGCACGGCAGCCCTGTGACCACCGATAAACTGTCCGACGTCTACACCAACAGACCGTTTGGCAAGGTTTACGATGCGATTCGACGAGTTGAGGAATACCTGCAACCAGTCTTTGAGGAGGCCAGTGACGATCCGACCCTGGAGCAACCCCAGGCTTACACGAGCCGCAAATCAGTTGATCGTATCGCCGAGATGACGAAGGAAGGAAAGACCGTCAGAGAGATCGCGGAGGCAATCGGAAAGTCACGAATGACGGTCCACCGCCACATCCAAAAGTTGCGGGAACGGGGATTGCTCGACGCATAG
- a CDS encoding DUF6946 family protein produces the protein MIHVTGKTEQGASIVDLQSWFENAPPAGGAAQWKDYRSAKELARAWCDSGSMECPHELKEALDRDPATRGLTIEQAVAEMEIGFDEFRGGKRNADLALWGTASAGHRVAVTVEAKADESLGPTVQKQLDDAPIDRGSNIPTRVERLSCGIVGHSVDDEIKPLRYQLFHALAATAKLAKTTDATHGILMIHEFVSLTLDFEKFTENANDLNKFIQAIPGWETATLKCGDLLTPIQLPGSESVPNDVLVSIGKIRTLIPLGSGGRGNTKSA, from the coding sequence ATGATTCACGTGACAGGAAAAACAGAGCAAGGGGCGTCGATTGTCGACTTGCAGTCCTGGTTTGAGAATGCACCACCAGCCGGGGGAGCTGCTCAGTGGAAGGATTACCGGAGTGCTAAAGAACTTGCCAGAGCATGGTGCGACTCTGGCAGTATGGAGTGTCCCCATGAACTCAAAGAGGCATTGGACAGGGATCCGGCAACTCGTGGCCTGACAATCGAACAGGCGGTTGCTGAGATGGAGATTGGATTCGATGAGTTCCGGGGCGGCAAGCGAAATGCTGACCTCGCACTATGGGGAACCGCCTCAGCCGGACACCGAGTGGCTGTCACCGTCGAAGCCAAGGCAGATGAGTCTTTGGGACCAACCGTGCAGAAACAACTGGACGATGCGCCGATTGACCGTGGTAGCAATATCCCGACGCGAGTCGAGAGACTCTCTTGCGGAATCGTCGGGCACTCCGTGGATGATGAGATCAAGCCTCTACGATACCAACTGTTTCATGCGTTGGCAGCAACTGCCAAGCTGGCAAAAACGACGGACGCCACCCACGGCATATTGATGATTCACGAGTTCGTTTCACTCACACTCGACTTTGAGAAGTTCACCGAGAACGCGAACGATCTGAACAAGTTCATTCAGGCGATCCCCGGCTGGGAGACGGCAACATTGAAGTGCGGCGACCTGCTAACGCCGATTCAGTTGCCGGGGAGCGAAAGTGTTCCCAATGACGTTCTCGTCTCTATTGGCAAGATCAGAACCTTGATCCCACTCGGATCAGGTGGACGAGGCAATACCAAGAGTGCATAG
- a CDS encoding GIY-YIG nuclease family protein, producing MKGRQIRIYLVDSVPTGVLTAEIINWTGKIVVAPRSQLSALAKREESKRTGVYCLVGPDPDAPNKECVYIGEGDSVWNRLLNHDKDETKDFWNRVVLVISKDQNLTKSHGRYLESRVIQMAHQAGRANVMNGTAPPLPPLPEPDVADMEYFLEQVQMVFPVLSFGFLQPKPSAADTTDLIEVESPTFSLTVMGATAKAREIGGEFVVLKGSKARKEGPKSWTSYKALREQLLNDGKLADSHESEYFIFTEDVGFSSPSAGGAIVNAGNINGRISWKLEATGQTYQEWHEQKLGELSNGDGDLE from the coding sequence GTGAAAGGACGACAAATCCGCATCTACCTGGTTGACAGTGTACCCACGGGTGTGCTGACGGCCGAGATTATCAACTGGACGGGCAAGATTGTCGTCGCTCCGCGTTCACAACTCTCAGCCTTAGCCAAACGTGAGGAGTCCAAGCGGACGGGTGTGTATTGCCTGGTCGGCCCCGATCCTGATGCGCCCAACAAGGAATGCGTCTACATTGGTGAAGGCGACAGTGTTTGGAATCGGCTGTTGAACCACGACAAGGATGAAACCAAGGATTTCTGGAATCGAGTCGTTCTGGTTATCAGCAAGGATCAAAACCTTACCAAGTCGCACGGGCGGTACCTTGAAAGCCGTGTCATTCAAATGGCTCATCAGGCTGGTCGGGCAAATGTGATGAACGGCACCGCACCGCCGTTGCCGCCTCTACCCGAGCCCGATGTTGCGGACATGGAATACTTTCTGGAACAGGTTCAGATGGTGTTTCCAGTCCTGAGCTTCGGTTTTCTACAACCGAAGCCATCAGCGGCTGATACGACCGATCTGATTGAAGTCGAATCTCCGACATTCTCACTGACCGTGATGGGAGCGACTGCGAAGGCTCGTGAGATTGGTGGTGAGTTCGTTGTGTTGAAGGGATCGAAAGCTCGGAAAGAGGGACCAAAATCTTGGACTTCCTACAAGGCGTTGCGGGAGCAACTACTGAATGACGGCAAGCTCGCCGATAGCCATGAATCGGAGTATTTCATTTTCACCGAGGATGTCGGATTCAGCAGTCCAAGTGCCGGTGGCGCGATCGTCAATGCCGGAAACATCAACGGCCGCATCTCATGGAAACTTGAGGCAACCGGCCAAACATATCAGGAATGGCACGAGCAAAAGCTCGGAGAACTCAGCAACGGGGACGGTGATCTCGAATGA
- a CDS encoding RNA-directed DNA polymerase has protein sequence MSPQEIILLLQQDAEAVADSASRLSPSEQITTLRHVIELIGASKLDSLQVSRALLIAQEILDSSGISLPSRDSADAFRTILRFGVQTEKPRLRQQAIIILGLLGEMGKTAALVFDEGTKQLLNRLAQDRPITSATNSLTSRLENSVNRQRVSSGKSYSIPSIDISKARKNVLEDVKQDWFSDPWGWPEFERLRDESVGKRLEEDECGWTFALDVPKSSDGSRPSILLNPVDRIAFQCLSDELSLVATKDLPDWVFGWRVHREAPSKGTYASNSQEWKLFKKRIQELSQEYDLVLKLDVRSFFETVDTERLVSDLGRSYRKTGTLARLADYFARLRTQRNGDGLPQRCLASSVLAHVPLSAVDRYLSIIGNPIGSTALAPLRWMDDIWLFGNSESHLRSVHSEIEHALGQQGLGVNPAKTVLEECHSAFEDLILDSSGQEDSSAGEQREAFATRLLEIAKSIAESPRSDISFMLKYKGENSEELDEVVLNRLSADGLESFNHAADRVADFLRRKEQWRGYSEWYQQLVRRQADMHSWSIAAWGNMFPIASDASSDFHELHDFFAERFENGIQHSLVPLAVHRLVSWKDGKDIGNPLDYMPKLGPTANFFVVRAIALAAQQFGIDDQEIVKNCDDDYQEEISGIL, from the coding sequence ATGAGTCCTCAAGAAATTATTCTACTGTTACAGCAGGATGCTGAAGCGGTCGCCGATTCAGCATCACGGCTGTCGCCATCAGAGCAAATCACTACTCTGCGCCACGTAATCGAGCTAATAGGCGCTTCTAAACTTGATTCATTGCAAGTCTCACGTGCACTATTGATTGCACAGGAAATCTTGGATAGCAGCGGAATTTCCCTTCCCTCTCGCGATTCCGCAGATGCCTTTCGCACAATTCTGCGCTTTGGGGTGCAAACAGAGAAACCGCGGTTGCGTCAGCAGGCCATCATCATTTTGGGGCTGCTTGGAGAGATGGGCAAAACAGCAGCACTTGTCTTCGATGAAGGTACAAAACAACTACTGAATCGACTTGCCCAAGATAGGCCAATAACATCTGCCACTAACAGCTTGACATCACGGCTAGAAAACTCTGTGAATCGACAGCGAGTCAGTTCAGGCAAGTCATACTCGATCCCGTCGATTGACATTTCCAAGGCAAGGAAAAATGTTCTTGAGGATGTAAAGCAAGACTGGTTTAGTGACCCATGGGGATGGCCTGAGTTCGAGCGGCTGAGGGACGAGAGTGTTGGCAAACGGCTGGAAGAAGATGAGTGCGGATGGACATTTGCTTTAGATGTCCCGAAATCGTCTGACGGAAGCCGACCATCAATCTTATTGAACCCCGTTGATCGAATAGCATTCCAATGCCTGTCAGATGAACTTTCGCTTGTTGCAACGAAAGATCTTCCAGATTGGGTATTTGGCTGGAGGGTTCATCGCGAAGCACCTTCTAAAGGAACATACGCAAGTAACTCGCAAGAGTGGAAGTTGTTCAAAAAGCGTATCCAAGAACTGTCTCAAGAATACGATCTAGTCTTGAAACTTGATGTCAGGAGTTTTTTTGAAACGGTCGACACAGAACGCCTAGTATCAGATTTGGGGCGTAGTTACAGAAAAACTGGAACATTAGCACGTTTGGCTGATTACTTTGCACGGTTGCGAACCCAGCGCAACGGCGACGGACTTCCCCAAAGGTGTCTCGCTTCATCAGTGCTAGCACATGTGCCGCTAAGTGCCGTTGACCGATACCTATCCATTATCGGAAACCCCATTGGATCGACTGCACTAGCCCCTTTGCGTTGGATGGACGATATTTGGCTGTTTGGAAACTCAGAATCACATCTGCGCTCAGTTCATTCAGAAATTGAGCATGCGTTGGGGCAACAAGGATTAGGCGTGAATCCGGCAAAAACGGTCTTAGAGGAGTGCCACTCAGCATTCGAGGATCTAATACTCGACAGCAGTGGACAAGAAGATTCTAGCGCAGGTGAGCAACGTGAAGCGTTCGCCACGAGACTTCTTGAGATCGCCAAGAGCATCGCCGAGTCTCCCAGGTCTGATATCAGCTTCATGCTGAAATACAAAGGAGAAAACTCAGAGGAGCTTGATGAAGTCGTTCTGAACCGCCTCAGTGCAGATGGCCTGGAATCATTCAATCACGCTGCCGACAGAGTCGCGGACTTCCTCAGAAGAAAAGAACAATGGCGGGGTTATAGCGAGTGGTATCAACAACTCGTTAGGCGTCAGGCAGACATGCACAGCTGGTCGATTGCTGCATGGGGCAACATGTTTCCCATTGCCTCAGACGCTTCGTCAGATTTTCATGAGTTGCATGACTTCTTTGCAGAGCGATTCGAGAATGGTATTCAACATTCGCTAGTACCACTTGCAGTCCACAGGCTTGTCAGCTGGAAGGATGGGAAGGACATCGGTAACCCGTTGGATTACATGCCGAAACTGGGACCGACCGCGAATTTTTTCGTCGTACGAGCGATAGCTCTCGCAGCACAACAATTCGGTATTGATGATCAAGAGATAGTCAAGAATTGTGACGATGACTACCAAGAGGAGATTTCAGGAATCCTGTAA